From a region of the Impatiens glandulifera chromosome 4, dImpGla2.1, whole genome shotgun sequence genome:
- the LOC124935955 gene encoding ABC transporter C family member 14-like isoform X2 has translation MSSSSWLTSIECSPYGISDSPFSVTVALQWLKFIFISPCSQRVIFSAIDALFLLTIFLFTLRKLSSRFIFKTIPTSLDRPLIVESSKPQFRVTTLFSLSLGLTAFLAIYYIALSVFAFLQGTQSPWKLTEIVFWLIQAITQLTIFILIAHEKRFKAITHPIYLRVYWIVNLFLVVLLAASAITRFVVVSVDANWFIVDDVTFIAVLPISAFLFFIAIKGSSGIVAQETGINATVESNLDSHVTGYASASIVSKATWAWLNPLIKKGYISPLKIDEVPSLAPEHQAEKLAELFEMNWPKTEENCKNPVRTTLIRCFWKHVVLTGFLAVVKLTVVFVGPVLLQDFVNFASGQKTNPYEGLYLAGILLISKVIEVLTSHHFTFHSVKLGMMIRSTLITSLYRKGLKLTCSSRQDHGVGQIVNYMAVDAQQLADLMGQLHTLWQTPLQILVALCLLYYYFGASMLSVFLLTIAVLVFVMIRTRNMNASMFSLMMNRDKRLKATNELLNNMRVIKFQAWEEHFQKRIQSIREAEFGWLGKVTYTLTNNLVVLWSMPAFMAATLFAVSLWLGYTLDPGTVFTATTVIKMIQEPVRSFPQSLVSFSQALISLGRLDTFLTSTELSSSSVEREVGCEGRIAVEVKNGSFSWDDEGDDSALKGVNLEIRKGELAAIVGTVGSGKSSLLAAVLGELHTKSGKVRVCGTTGYVAQTAWIQNATIEENILFGSQMDRNRYKEVLRVCCLEKDLEIMDHGDKTEIGERGINLSGGQKQRIQLARAVYQDCDVYLLDDIFSAVDAHTGSEIFKECVRGILKEKTILLVTHQVDFLHNADRILVMRDGKIVQTGKYEELLESGMDFGALVAAYETSMELVGMTSKFEIESPSEVVPKSPHSPSIKSEIMKGENSPLERTISEKGTAKLIEDEEREVGHVHSDVYKDYCTEAYGWCGLIAVVVISLLWQGSFMGNDYWLANETKASAANFNPSLFIGVYTGIAVVSCILVMVRGFLVAFLGLKTAQKFFDQILHSIVHAPMSFFDTTPSGRILSRASSDQGSIDFIIPLFLSLALVMYFSLLSIIVVTCMNAWPITVLVIPLIWLNIRYRGYYIATSRELSRIDSITKAPVIHHFSETIAGVMTVRCFRKQKEFFSKNVERVNANLRMDFHNNAANEWFGFRMELIGACFLCIAALLMVTLPSSFIQPEYVGLALSYGLALNGVMFFAIFSTCSVEKYMVAVERIKQFIRIPSEAEWRKNNGLPSPNWPTKGNIEIKNLKVRYRPNTPLVLKGVNVKIEGGDKVGIVGRTGSGKSTLIQVFFRLVEPSSGTIVIDGVDICKLGLHDLRSRFGIIPQDPVLFEGTVRSNIDPLGLYSDTEIWKSLERCQLKEVVVAKPEKLDSPVADSGDNWSVGQRQLLCMGRVMLKHTKILFLDEATASVDSQTDGIIQKIIREDFASCTIISIAHRIPTVMDCDKVLVMDAGLPKEYDSPARLIERPSLFGALVQEYGNRSGM, from the exons ATGTCGTCGTCTTCATGGCTAACATCCATTGAATGTTCACCTTATGGAATTTCCGACAGTCCCTTTTCAGTTACAGTTGCTCTTCAATGGTTGAAATTCATTTTCATATCTCCATGTTCTCAAAGGGTTATATTTTCCGCCATTGATGCTCTTTTCTTACTAACCATTTTTCTATTTACACTTCGAAAGCTCAGTTCTAGATTCATCTTCAAAACTATTCCTACTTCACTAGACAGACCCTTGATTGTTGAATCAAGTAAGCCCCAATTCAGGGTCACTACCCTGTTCAGCCTCTCATTAGGCTTAACAGCTTTCTTAGCTATATATTATATAGCACTTTCAGTTTTTGCCTTTCTTCAAGGTACCCAATCACCATGGAAGTTAACTGAAATCGTTTTCTGGCTAATTCAAGCGATTACCCAACTGACTATCTTTATCTTGATTGCACACGAGAAGAGATTCAAGGCGATTACTCATCCTATATACCTTAGGGTTTATTGGATTGTTAATCTTTTTCTAGTGGTTTTACTCGCAGCTTCAGCCATTACAAGATTTGTTGTTGTCTCAGTTGATGCGAATTGGTTTATAGTGGATGATGTAACGTTCATTGCTGTTCTTCCAATATCTGCTTTCTTATTTTTCATTGCTATTAAAGGATCATCTGGTATTGTCGCTCAAGAAACAGGAATTAATGCAACTGTTGAATCTAATTTGGATTCTCATGTGACTGGTTATGCTTCGGCTTCTATTGTTTCTAAAGCTACATGGGCTTGGTTGAATCCTTTGATTAAGAAAGGGTATATATCCCCTTTAAAGATTGATGAAGTTCCATCACTTGCACCTGAACATCAAGCTGAAAAATTGGCTGAATTGTTCGAAATGAATTGGCCTAAAACTGAAGAGAATTGTAAGAACCCTGTTCGAACTACACTTATTCGTTGTTTCTGGAAACATGTCGTTTTAACGGGTTTTCTTGCTGTTGTGAAGTTAACTGTAGTCTTCGTTGGCCCGGTTTTACTTCAAGATTTCGTTAATTTTGCATCAGGACAGAAAACGAATCCTTATGAAGGATTATATCTAGCAGGAATTCTTCTTATCTCGAAAGTTATCGAGGTTCTTACTTCACACCACTTCACTTTCCACTCTGTGAAACTTGGAATGATGATAAGGAGCACTTTGATCACTTCTTTATATCGAAAAGGTCTTAAATTGACTTGTTCTTCTAGACAAGATCACGGTGTTGGTCAGATTGTGAACTACATGGCTGTAGATGCTCAACAGCTTGCGGATTTAATGGGGCAATTGCATACATTATGGCAAACACCTCTGCAGATATTGGTGGCTTTATGTCTTCTCTATTACTATTTCGGAGCTTCCATGTTATCTGTTTTCCTCTTGACAATCGCGGTTTTAGTTTTCGTCATGATCCGCACTCGTAACATGAATGCCTCAATGTTTTCTTTAATGATGAACCGCGATAAACGGTTGAAAGCAACTAACGAACTGCTTAACAACATGCGGGTGATCAAATTCCAAGCTTGGGAGGAGCATTTCCAAAAGAGGATTCAATCAATTCGAGAAGCTGAATTTGGTTGGCTTGGTAAGGTGACATATACTTTAACGAACAATCTAGTCGTTTTATGGAGTATGCCTGCTTTCATGGCAGCTACCCTTTTCGCGGTTTCGCTCTGGTTGGGTTACACTCTTGACCCTGGAACGGTTTTCACTGCTACTACGGTTATCAAGATGATTCAGGAGCCTGTTCGATCGTTTCCTCAATCTCTCGTCTCGTTCTCGCAAGCATTGATCTCTTTGGGAAGATTGGACACGTTTTTGACGAGTACTGAACTAAGCAGTTCATCTGTCGAGCGAGAGGTTGGTTGTGAAGGTAGGATTGCGGTTGAGGTGAAGAATGGTAGTTTCAGTTGGGATGATGAAGGAGATGATTCGGCTTTAAAAGGAGTGAATCTTGAAATCAGAAAAGGAGAGCTTGCAGCTATAGTTGGAACCGTTGGCTCTGGAAAGTCTTCACTTTTAGCTGCGGTTCTTGGCGAACTTCATACGAAATCGGGAAAG GTTAGAGTTTGTGGGACAACTGGTTATGTTGCGCAAACAGCGTGGATACAAAACGCGACTATAGAAGAAAATATCTTGTTTGGATCGCAAATGGATAGGAATCGATATAAGGAGGTTTTAAGAGTTTGTTGCCTTGAGAAGGATTTGGAGATAATGGATCATGGGGACAAGACTGAGATTGGAGAACGAGGAATCAACCTTAGTGGTGGCCAGAAACAGAGGATTCAACTTGCTAGAGCCGTTTATCAAGATTGTGACGTTTATTTACTCGACGATATATTTAGTGCTGTGGATGCCCATACGGGGTCTGAAATATTCAAG GAATGCGTTAGAGGTATTCTtaaagaaaaaactattttactcGTAACGCACCAAGTTGATTTCTTGCACAATGCTGATCGTATATTG GTTATGCGAGACGGAAAAATTGTGCAAACTGGAAAATACGAGGAGCTTCTCGAATCGGGAATGGATTTTGGTGCACTGGTAGCTGCCTATGAAACCTCGATGGAACTTGTGGGAATGACAAgtaaatttgaaattgaaagtCCATCTGAAGTGGTACCAAAGTCACCTCATAGCCCATCTATTAAATCCGAAATAATGAAAGGAGAAAATAGTCCCTTAGAAAGAACCATATCGGAAAAGGGAACTGCTAAGCTAATTGAAGACGAGGAAAGAGAGGTTGGCCATGTGCATTCCGATGTTTACAAGGACTATTGTACCGAAGCCTATGGATGGTGTGGATTAATAGCGGTTGTAGTTATATCCCTTCTTTGGCAAGGATCGTTTATGGGAAACGACTATTGGCTAGCCAACGAGACGAAAGCTAGCGCAGCGAATTTCAATCCGTCTCTGTTCATCGGAGTCTATACAGGAATTGCAGTTGTCTCTTGCATATTGGTTATGGTTCGAGGTTTTCTAGTGGCTTTTTTGGGTCTCAAAACAGCTCAGAAGTTCTTCGATCAAATTCTTCACAGTATCGTACATGCCCCCATGTCATTCTTCGATACAACCCCGTCTGGTCGTATTTTAAGTCGA gCATCAAGTGATCAAGGCAGTATTGATTTCATAATTCCATTATTCTTGAGCTTGGCACTTGTGATGTACTTCAGCTTGTTAAGTATCATTGTCGTTACTTGTATGAACGCCTGGCCAATAACTGTTCTTGTCATTCCGTTGATTTGGTTGAATATTCGATACAGA GGATATTATATAGCAACATCGAGGGAGTTATCGCGTATTGATTCAATTACGAAAGCTCCGGTCATCCATCATTTTTCGGAGACGATTGCTGGCGTTATGACAGTACGATGTTTTAGGAAACAAAAAGAGTTCTTCAGTAAAAATGTGGAGAGAGTCAATGCAAACTTAAGAATGGATTTCCACAATAATGCTGCGAACGAATGGTTTGGATTTCGGATGGAACTTATTGGAGCGTGTTTCCTTTGCATTGCTGCCTTGCTTATGGTCACTTTGCCAAGCTCATTTATCCAGCCAG AATACGTCGGCTTGGCCCTTTCCTACGGGCTTGCTTTGAACGGGGTGATGTTTTTCGCCATTTTCTCGACTTGTAGTGTGGAGAAATACATGGTTGCGGTAGAAAGAATAAAACAGTTTATAAGGATCCCTTCAGAAGCAGAATGGAGGAAAAACAATGGCCTGCCTTCACCAAACTGGCCTACAAAAGGCAATATCGAGATAAAGAACTTGAAGGTTAGATATCGCCCGAATACTCCATTAGTTTTGAAAGGAGTAAATGTGAAaattgaagggggagataaagTGGGAATTGTTGGTCGGACTGGTAGTGGAAAATCGACGTTAATTCAGGTTTTCTTCAGGCTAGTTGAGCCGAGTAGTGGTACTATTGTAATTGATGGAGTTGATATATGCAAGTTGGGTCTTCATGACCTTAGGTCTCGTTTCGGTATCATCCCTCAAGATCCTGTTCTTTTTGAAGGAACTGTTAGAAGTAACATTGACCCTCTCGGGCTCTATTCAGATACAGAAATATGGAAG AGTTTAGAACGATGCCAACTGAAAGAGGTCGTTGTTGCAAAGCCCGAGAAGCTCGACTCTCCAG tgGCTGATAGTGGAGATAATTGGAGTGTGGGACAAAGACAACTGTTATGCATGGGGAGAGTAATGTTAAAGCATACCAAAATCCTCTTTCTCGACGAAGCAACTGCTTCTGTTGACTCGCAAACGGATGGTATCATTCAAAAGATCATCCGAGAAGACTTTGCATCTTGTACTATAATCAGCATTGCTCATAGAATTCCCACCGTTATGGACTGCGACAAAGTGCTTGTCATGGACGCCG GCCTGCCTAAGGAATACGACAGCCCTGCCAGACTGATTGAGAGGCCGTCTCTGTTTGGGGCATTGGTTCAAGAGTATGGGAATAGATCAGGAATGTGA
- the LOC124935955 gene encoding ABC transporter C family member 14-like isoform X1 produces the protein MSSSSWLTSIECSPYGISDSPFSVTVALQWLKFIFISPCSQRVIFSAIDALFLLTIFLFTLRKLSSRFIFKTIPTSLDRPLIVESSKPQFRVTTLFSLSLGLTAFLAIYYIALSVFAFLQGTQSPWKLTEIVFWLIQAITQLTIFILIAHEKRFKAITHPIYLRVYWIVNLFLVVLLAASAITRFVVVSVDANWFIVDDVTFIAVLPISAFLFFIAIKGSSGIVAQETGINATVESNLDSHVTGYASASIVSKATWAWLNPLIKKGYISPLKIDEVPSLAPEHQAEKLAELFEMNWPKTEENCKNPVRTTLIRCFWKHVVLTGFLAVVKLTVVFVGPVLLQDFVNFASGQKTNPYEGLYLAGILLISKVIEVLTSHHFTFHSVKLGMMIRSTLITSLYRKGLKLTCSSRQDHGVGQIVNYMAVDAQQLADLMGQLHTLWQTPLQILVALCLLYYYFGASMLSVFLLTIAVLVFVMIRTRNMNASMFSLMMNRDKRLKATNELLNNMRVIKFQAWEEHFQKRIQSIREAEFGWLGKVTYTLTNNLVVLWSMPAFMAATLFAVSLWLGYTLDPGTVFTATTVIKMIQEPVRSFPQSLVSFSQALISLGRLDTFLTSTELSSSSVEREVGCEGRIAVEVKNGSFSWDDEGDDSALKGVNLEIRKGELAAIVGTVGSGKSSLLAAVLGELHTKSGKVRVCGTTGYVAQTAWIQNATIEENILFGSQMDRNRYKEVLRVCCLEKDLEIMDHGDKTEIGERGINLSGGQKQRIQLARAVYQDCDVYLLDDIFSAVDAHTGSEIFKECVRGILKEKTILLVTHQVDFLHNADRILVMRDGKIVQTGKYEELLESGMDFGALVAAYETSMELVGMTSKFEIESPSEVVPKSPHSPSIKSEIMKGENSPLERTISEKGTAKLIEDEEREVGHVHSDVYKDYCTEAYGWCGLIAVVVISLLWQGSFMGNDYWLANETKASAANFNPSLFIGVYTGIAVVSCILVMVRGFLVAFLGLKTAQKFFDQILHSIVHAPMSFFDTTPSGRILSRASSDQGSIDFIIPLFLSLALVMYFSLLSIIVVTCMNAWPITVLVIPLIWLNIRYRGYYIATSRELSRIDSITKAPVIHHFSETIAGVMTVRCFRKQKEFFSKNVERVNANLRMDFHNNAANEWFGFRMELIGACFLCIAALLMVTLPSSFIQPEYVGLALSYGLALNGVMFFAIFSTCSVEKYMVAVERIKQFIRIPSEAEWRKNNGLPSPNWPTKGNIEIKNLKVRYRPNTPLVLKGVNVKIEGGDKVGIVGRTGSGKSTLIQVFFRLVEPSSGTIVIDGVDICKLGLHDLRSRFGIIPQDPVLFEGTVRSNIDPLGLYSDTEIWKSLERCQLKEVVVAKPEKLDSPVADSGDNWSVGQRQLLCMGRVMLKHTKILFLDEATASVDSQTDGIIQKIIREDFASCTIISIAHRIPTVMDCDKVLVMDAGI, from the exons ATGTCGTCGTCTTCATGGCTAACATCCATTGAATGTTCACCTTATGGAATTTCCGACAGTCCCTTTTCAGTTACAGTTGCTCTTCAATGGTTGAAATTCATTTTCATATCTCCATGTTCTCAAAGGGTTATATTTTCCGCCATTGATGCTCTTTTCTTACTAACCATTTTTCTATTTACACTTCGAAAGCTCAGTTCTAGATTCATCTTCAAAACTATTCCTACTTCACTAGACAGACCCTTGATTGTTGAATCAAGTAAGCCCCAATTCAGGGTCACTACCCTGTTCAGCCTCTCATTAGGCTTAACAGCTTTCTTAGCTATATATTATATAGCACTTTCAGTTTTTGCCTTTCTTCAAGGTACCCAATCACCATGGAAGTTAACTGAAATCGTTTTCTGGCTAATTCAAGCGATTACCCAACTGACTATCTTTATCTTGATTGCACACGAGAAGAGATTCAAGGCGATTACTCATCCTATATACCTTAGGGTTTATTGGATTGTTAATCTTTTTCTAGTGGTTTTACTCGCAGCTTCAGCCATTACAAGATTTGTTGTTGTCTCAGTTGATGCGAATTGGTTTATAGTGGATGATGTAACGTTCATTGCTGTTCTTCCAATATCTGCTTTCTTATTTTTCATTGCTATTAAAGGATCATCTGGTATTGTCGCTCAAGAAACAGGAATTAATGCAACTGTTGAATCTAATTTGGATTCTCATGTGACTGGTTATGCTTCGGCTTCTATTGTTTCTAAAGCTACATGGGCTTGGTTGAATCCTTTGATTAAGAAAGGGTATATATCCCCTTTAAAGATTGATGAAGTTCCATCACTTGCACCTGAACATCAAGCTGAAAAATTGGCTGAATTGTTCGAAATGAATTGGCCTAAAACTGAAGAGAATTGTAAGAACCCTGTTCGAACTACACTTATTCGTTGTTTCTGGAAACATGTCGTTTTAACGGGTTTTCTTGCTGTTGTGAAGTTAACTGTAGTCTTCGTTGGCCCGGTTTTACTTCAAGATTTCGTTAATTTTGCATCAGGACAGAAAACGAATCCTTATGAAGGATTATATCTAGCAGGAATTCTTCTTATCTCGAAAGTTATCGAGGTTCTTACTTCACACCACTTCACTTTCCACTCTGTGAAACTTGGAATGATGATAAGGAGCACTTTGATCACTTCTTTATATCGAAAAGGTCTTAAATTGACTTGTTCTTCTAGACAAGATCACGGTGTTGGTCAGATTGTGAACTACATGGCTGTAGATGCTCAACAGCTTGCGGATTTAATGGGGCAATTGCATACATTATGGCAAACACCTCTGCAGATATTGGTGGCTTTATGTCTTCTCTATTACTATTTCGGAGCTTCCATGTTATCTGTTTTCCTCTTGACAATCGCGGTTTTAGTTTTCGTCATGATCCGCACTCGTAACATGAATGCCTCAATGTTTTCTTTAATGATGAACCGCGATAAACGGTTGAAAGCAACTAACGAACTGCTTAACAACATGCGGGTGATCAAATTCCAAGCTTGGGAGGAGCATTTCCAAAAGAGGATTCAATCAATTCGAGAAGCTGAATTTGGTTGGCTTGGTAAGGTGACATATACTTTAACGAACAATCTAGTCGTTTTATGGAGTATGCCTGCTTTCATGGCAGCTACCCTTTTCGCGGTTTCGCTCTGGTTGGGTTACACTCTTGACCCTGGAACGGTTTTCACTGCTACTACGGTTATCAAGATGATTCAGGAGCCTGTTCGATCGTTTCCTCAATCTCTCGTCTCGTTCTCGCAAGCATTGATCTCTTTGGGAAGATTGGACACGTTTTTGACGAGTACTGAACTAAGCAGTTCATCTGTCGAGCGAGAGGTTGGTTGTGAAGGTAGGATTGCGGTTGAGGTGAAGAATGGTAGTTTCAGTTGGGATGATGAAGGAGATGATTCGGCTTTAAAAGGAGTGAATCTTGAAATCAGAAAAGGAGAGCTTGCAGCTATAGTTGGAACCGTTGGCTCTGGAAAGTCTTCACTTTTAGCTGCGGTTCTTGGCGAACTTCATACGAAATCGGGAAAG GTTAGAGTTTGTGGGACAACTGGTTATGTTGCGCAAACAGCGTGGATACAAAACGCGACTATAGAAGAAAATATCTTGTTTGGATCGCAAATGGATAGGAATCGATATAAGGAGGTTTTAAGAGTTTGTTGCCTTGAGAAGGATTTGGAGATAATGGATCATGGGGACAAGACTGAGATTGGAGAACGAGGAATCAACCTTAGTGGTGGCCAGAAACAGAGGATTCAACTTGCTAGAGCCGTTTATCAAGATTGTGACGTTTATTTACTCGACGATATATTTAGTGCTGTGGATGCCCATACGGGGTCTGAAATATTCAAG GAATGCGTTAGAGGTATTCTtaaagaaaaaactattttactcGTAACGCACCAAGTTGATTTCTTGCACAATGCTGATCGTATATTG GTTATGCGAGACGGAAAAATTGTGCAAACTGGAAAATACGAGGAGCTTCTCGAATCGGGAATGGATTTTGGTGCACTGGTAGCTGCCTATGAAACCTCGATGGAACTTGTGGGAATGACAAgtaaatttgaaattgaaagtCCATCTGAAGTGGTACCAAAGTCACCTCATAGCCCATCTATTAAATCCGAAATAATGAAAGGAGAAAATAGTCCCTTAGAAAGAACCATATCGGAAAAGGGAACTGCTAAGCTAATTGAAGACGAGGAAAGAGAGGTTGGCCATGTGCATTCCGATGTTTACAAGGACTATTGTACCGAAGCCTATGGATGGTGTGGATTAATAGCGGTTGTAGTTATATCCCTTCTTTGGCAAGGATCGTTTATGGGAAACGACTATTGGCTAGCCAACGAGACGAAAGCTAGCGCAGCGAATTTCAATCCGTCTCTGTTCATCGGAGTCTATACAGGAATTGCAGTTGTCTCTTGCATATTGGTTATGGTTCGAGGTTTTCTAGTGGCTTTTTTGGGTCTCAAAACAGCTCAGAAGTTCTTCGATCAAATTCTTCACAGTATCGTACATGCCCCCATGTCATTCTTCGATACAACCCCGTCTGGTCGTATTTTAAGTCGA gCATCAAGTGATCAAGGCAGTATTGATTTCATAATTCCATTATTCTTGAGCTTGGCACTTGTGATGTACTTCAGCTTGTTAAGTATCATTGTCGTTACTTGTATGAACGCCTGGCCAATAACTGTTCTTGTCATTCCGTTGATTTGGTTGAATATTCGATACAGA GGATATTATATAGCAACATCGAGGGAGTTATCGCGTATTGATTCAATTACGAAAGCTCCGGTCATCCATCATTTTTCGGAGACGATTGCTGGCGTTATGACAGTACGATGTTTTAGGAAACAAAAAGAGTTCTTCAGTAAAAATGTGGAGAGAGTCAATGCAAACTTAAGAATGGATTTCCACAATAATGCTGCGAACGAATGGTTTGGATTTCGGATGGAACTTATTGGAGCGTGTTTCCTTTGCATTGCTGCCTTGCTTATGGTCACTTTGCCAAGCTCATTTATCCAGCCAG AATACGTCGGCTTGGCCCTTTCCTACGGGCTTGCTTTGAACGGGGTGATGTTTTTCGCCATTTTCTCGACTTGTAGTGTGGAGAAATACATGGTTGCGGTAGAAAGAATAAAACAGTTTATAAGGATCCCTTCAGAAGCAGAATGGAGGAAAAACAATGGCCTGCCTTCACCAAACTGGCCTACAAAAGGCAATATCGAGATAAAGAACTTGAAGGTTAGATATCGCCCGAATACTCCATTAGTTTTGAAAGGAGTAAATGTGAAaattgaagggggagataaagTGGGAATTGTTGGTCGGACTGGTAGTGGAAAATCGACGTTAATTCAGGTTTTCTTCAGGCTAGTTGAGCCGAGTAGTGGTACTATTGTAATTGATGGAGTTGATATATGCAAGTTGGGTCTTCATGACCTTAGGTCTCGTTTCGGTATCATCCCTCAAGATCCTGTTCTTTTTGAAGGAACTGTTAGAAGTAACATTGACCCTCTCGGGCTCTATTCAGATACAGAAATATGGAAG AGTTTAGAACGATGCCAACTGAAAGAGGTCGTTGTTGCAAAGCCCGAGAAGCTCGACTCTCCAG tgGCTGATAGTGGAGATAATTGGAGTGTGGGACAAAGACAACTGTTATGCATGGGGAGAGTAATGTTAAAGCATACCAAAATCCTCTTTCTCGACGAAGCAACTGCTTCTGTTGACTCGCAAACGGATGGTATCATTCAAAAGATCATCCGAGAAGACTTTGCATCTTGTACTATAATCAGCATTGCTCATAGAATTCCCACCGTTATGGACTGCGACAAAGTGCTTGTCATGGACGCCGGTATTtga